The DNA window GATAGGATAGGCAATACTTCTACCAAATACCCATACAGATACTTATAATAACAGAAATCATTCTGCAGTTACCTGTATGTGGCAATCTCAATATCCAGTGCCATTTTTACACTCAGTAGATCTTGATATTCCCGTAAGTGTAGAGCAATTTTTTCCTTCAGAGATTTTAAATCATCTTCTAATTTATGAACTTTCTCCTAGTTATTGAAAtggaaaaaaagttattatagaaAAGTAAACAGGATAGGAAACAATACTGCTACAAGAACcattgactatacccacctgtaaCTGCTCTATCTCAAGCCTGTTCTTTTCTTGAGTCTCTTTAACTTGGGCCTCCAGTGCTGCATTTTTGCTTTTAAGAGACTCTAGTTCTGTTTCTTTGCTTTTAATCTGTAATGAAAGCTTAATGAGAACCAAACATTGCTactgttcttaaaggggtgttaccatctcagcctttcatggTTTCAATTATAATACCCATCTGTCTGTGGTGAAGTATCCAGGTTTTTGAAAACAGCCAGAGAGGCTTTTCTACACTGTTGCTGTAACTGCCATAGATGTAAACAGGATTTATAAAAACAGTATccaaaaatatagtaaaaaattgCAGTATAATGGAAACTCTGAtgcaaacagtgcaaaaaaatagaaaaaaaatcagggcactcaccagccagtagtaaaattcaccaaactttaataatcttccataaaaataggtacttgaacagcatttacagacgggggtagggtagatgggatgtagaagaaatgaagcgacgaccgtttcgtgctaaatgcacttcatcagaCTTCTTCATCaggggaagcctgatgaagtgcatttagcacgaaacggtcgtcgcttcatttcttctacatcccatctaccctacccccgtctgtaaatgctgttcaagtacctatttttatggaagattattaaagtttggtgaattttactactggctggtgagtgccctgattttttttcaatttttttgcactatattggactatttgtttaacagtgagcaccacctgaatgccagatcatctagtttgagatccagtgatttggtgtatgttcacacccacagaacggtgccgctgcttttgaacttttttgcattCTGATGCAAACATAAAACTTAGCTGTGCTGTTTCCATAATGTAAAGGGTACACAAACTTCTATCACAGATACTGATGTTGAGGATTAGGTAAGTTCCTGTCACTTAAAGGGCTGTTCCACCTCATAACTGTATTATTTATACTGCCGCTGATGGGCTTTTAAACATAGCAAACCAGTACTCACCTTTACTCCGGCCTACATTTCCAGCAGTGGCAGCTCTATTTGTCTGTATACAGCTGACATCACAAGTGACATACCATGTGTGCGAGGGGACTGCTACGGCCAAATACAGGTCTCAATGGTGACCTGTGGCAAGTGACTGCATGTGCTGCGGCCTATCATTGACTACAAATAGCCTGTATACAGACAAACTGAGTTGGAGGCCTGGGGAGAGGTGAGTGATGGCTTGTTATGTTTAGGGACCCTTCAGCAGCAGTATTAAAATATACAAGAGTATGGTAGAGGAAGGATCAGAGAAAATGTCTATTGTCCAAAAGCTATCTGAGTtgaaaaggaagaagaagaagaagaagaagaagaagaagaagaagaagaagaagaagaagaagaagaagaagaagaagaagaagaagaagaagaagaagaagaagaagaagaagaagaagaagaagaagagaaggagaagacagaCAATCAGACAGTGGATACTGTAATAGGAAAAAAATCTATTCACACTGAATGTTTCCCTTCAGTAGTACAAAAATGTGGGGACTATCCAGAAAAGTGAAGGTCTCATAGCACAAATGAAGGTAGAACCATAATGCTGGACTCATACATGCATTCTTGGTATATTTTATTGAACCTACAGTAAGCCAGGGATGAATTAAAAAAGAATGGTAATATTAAAAAGGATGCATAACTCTCCACTACCCATCCATAAGGCATGGTGAGGTCTTttgcatatatataaatatatatatatatatatatatatatatatatatatatatatatatatcataatattACAGGCATCCTATTTCCTGGCTGATGTGGCTTTATATAAGCAATAATACCCTACCAATCCAAATGCACATCAAATGTAAATAGGAAATAGTGAATTGACCATTACACAAAGAACTAACCAAGAACTTTAAATGTTCATTCTTGACAAAATGTATCTTATTTGCAACAAAAATCTCACATTTGGTCTTAGCTTATTGGTAACTGTACTGTGCAAATAGTCCCTATATTGGATCTCTTCAATATGCAGAAGTTTCTAGGCTAGAGGATGTGAGGCTGTGTATAGTGCACAGCACAGAAGATAGAAGACACATTCCTAATGTTAGGGATATGACAAGCCAAGTTCCACATGAAGTGACATCAATGGGCTCCAAGGCCTTTGCAGCCCCACTTACGCTTCTCTTGCAGTTTGCCATGTCTCCTCTGTAAAGTCTCACGTTTTCCGCATGCTTTGTAGAGGCTTGACTGAAGTCAACAAATTTGCTTTTGTACCACTCGTCCATCTCCTAAGGGTAAGAGCAGCATAAGACATAATAAGCAGGAGATATAGACGTGTAGTGTCAGGTCTTCACATAGGAGAGTTCATTAAGGTCTCCTGAACACCAAACCCTTTAATTAAGCACCTTGCAGCACAATGACTGCAGCACAGGGGACCCTCAAGCTTCCCATTGCCACTAGAGGAATGAGGGTCTTGGGCTATGGAGGGGTTAATGGAGGCAGCTAGGCATGAGCTTGGTGTGCATCAATCTATGAGGCCTGTCAGGGATGTCCAATGGGTACATTCTCATCCCTCATATACGAGATAaacaagctttttttgttgccacAAATATTTGTTAAGTAGAATCTGACATCTAATTCCATCTCCATTCCCCAAACAAGATGTGCTCTAATTTTAACCTGCAGGTTCTTGGCTGCAATTTCTTCATATTCTGTCTGAATGTCCCTCAGAGCAGCAGCGAAGTCTGGGATGGAGAATGCCAGGTCACAGGAGGCGCTCATGTTGTAGATCTGCTTCATCAACTCCTCGATCTCCTGCATTGACAGATACAACATGGACACTGGGAACTGGCTTCACATAGCACCTCGTACACATCAGTAGAACGTGTCCTTACCTCTCCGTGAACCCGCTGCAGAAACGCAATCTCTGTCTCTAAactttccagctgcttttccagggCAATCCGTCCTGCAGTCGCAGCATCCACATCCTATGAGATATCAAGGAGCACAGCAATGCGACCAGCAGCACACTGCACAATACCTATAGTACCGGTATATACTTAAATCAAAGAGCAGCAGACTGCACAATACCTATACTACCGGTATATACTTATATCAAAGAGCAGCAGACTGCACAATACCTATAGTACCGGTGTATACTTATATCAAAGAGCAGCAGACTGCACAAtacctatagtatatactcaTATCAAAGAGCAGCAGACTGCACAATACCTATAGTACCGGTATATACTCATATCAAAGAGCAGCAGACTGCACAATACCAATAGTATATACTTATATCAAAGAACAGCACACTGCACAATACCAATAGTATATACTTATATCAAAGAGCAGCAGACTGCACAATACCTATAGTACCGGTTTATATTTATATCAAAGCGCAGAAGACTGCACAATACCTAAAGTACCGCTATATACTTATATCAAAGAGCAGCAGACTGCACAATACCTATAGTATATACTTATATCAAAGAGCAGCAGACTGCACAATACCTATACTACCGGTATATACTTATATCAAAGAACAGCACACTGCACAATACCAATAGTATATACTTATATCAAAGAGCAGCAGACTGCACAATACCTATAGTACCTGTATATACTTAAATCAAAGAGCAGCAGACTGCACAATACGTATAGTATATACTTATATCAAAGAGCAGCAGACTGCACAATACCTATAGTACCGGTGTATACTTATATCAAAGAGCAGCAGACTGCACAATACCTATACTACCGGTATATACTTATATCAAAGAGCAGCAGACTGCACAATACCAATAGTATATACTTATATCAAAGAGTAAAGCAATGCGATCAGCAGCAGACTGCACAATACCGGTATATACTTATATCAAAGAGCAGCAGACTGCACAATACCTATAGTACCGGTATATACTTACATCAAAAAGCAGCACACTGCACAATACCTATAGTACCGGTATATACTTATATCAAAGAGCAGCAGGCTGCACAATACCAATAGTATATACTTATATCAAAGAGCACAGCAATGCGACCTTCAGCAGACTCCACACTACCGTACCTACAGTATATACTTGTATCAAAGAGAAAATCAATGCGACCTTCATCAGACTGCACACTACCTATAGTATATACTTATATCAAAGAGTATAGCAATGCGACCTTCATCAGACTGCACAATAGCTATAGTATATACTTGTATCAAAGAACAGCAGACTGCACACTACCTATACGGTAGTATATACTTGTATCAAAGAGCAAAGCAATGCGACCAGCAGCAGACTGCACAATAGCTACAGTATATACTTATATGGCGTAATACTACAcatgatatactgtattacacacccTTGTTCATATCACTTAGATATACTACCATATCATGGCACACGGTATTGTGCTACTATAATGAGGGTAAAGGGTTGTATTGGAGCACATCTAGCAGCTCTATCAATACGtccataataatatatatactggCACCACAACTGGTTTTCGTTATTTTTTTGGAGTGCTGCCCTATTCTTAGgattagatagatactgtatatattacataggtAACAGATAAAAAAGTATTTAGATActgcatatatagatatatagatacaaCGATTGTATCTGTACTATATAGTACTACATGGATGGATATTTCATGGATACATATTAAATAGATGTAAAatagtagataaatagatagtaaatatatattacatatatagaagATAGCTATTACATATAtactagatagataaatatagaaATAGCAGATTTCAGTCTTCAGTTTCGATTATGCCTACAAATAACTAGTGTTTTGTAGATACACGATGTTCTAAATTAATACCTAATCATCATTCTAATGAAGCACGTGACTATTACGTCAGTTGACTCAAATGTTAATTACTGTTCTTTAGTAGGTGAAGTATAATACCAAAAATAGTATAACTTCGATTATTcctgctgttattatactatgTTATATTCATGTAATATTTTAGTAATTGTTAATACTAACAGAAGTAGAAGTATGACTTTATTTGTTATATTCCCtaattcctattattattatgaagCGATTCTAATAGAGCTTTTAAAAGTAACAAAGCCTATACAGAAATGACACAATGCGATGGTGCGACAGAAAGACACTAATGTACAACGCATTCTATCCCTACATTACTTTCCTTTGCTTAGTTGATACAGACCTGGAATAAACAGGTCCCGTTTATAAAAGCATTCTAGTGCGGGTTAATTTTATTAGTCTGAATAGTGACAAATCTGTAAGGGAATATCAGTTAAGCAAAATGTCGCTTAATAGGCGAAGGTAGTATTATTGTCTCATTAGAATCCAATCGGAATCAGTAAGCAGCATTTACAATTGTGTTCTATGTATTGCCCCTCTATAATACCCTCATCATATAGTTCCCATTCGCCCCGGTAGTCATGTTAGACCCAAACTAGATCCAGCATCCTAGTCCCAGTGATTAGAATGGATTAGTAAACTCTGGGGAATCGTGTGTGGCATATTTCATTGCCCAAGGCTCTCATATTCCCCAGTTAGACAGGactgtacaggagagaagtggatACACGAATTGATGCTCCCACAACATCACACACTTGCCCCTGGCTGATCAGTAAAGTCTAGGGTGAGAAAAGCAGAAGGTGCTAGACCATCACTCTACATTAGGTATAGCCCTGCATTTACACCATGAGCCCCCCTCTGGGGTATAGAGCCTTAGGATGTGGCCAGCACAGGAGTCTACTGGTCCCTGGCAGTTAGAAGGTTAATGCAGCCCTCATTTCCATAAGCAGATGATGTGTGTGCTAAGACAATGCCTGGACTGTAGTATAATAGGTGAGTGAGTATGGCAAGGACAGCTCCTCACAGGGCGGAAGGATTCAATGTCCCCTTCAGCCTTTTTCCTCTCCTCCACTGCGTCTTCATAACGTTTCTTCACGGCGCTGAGCTCCTCAGACACTGATGTCTTGGCagccactgctacatcctgttaAATAAAGCAGAGTCTTATGCCTGGCTAACCTGCAGCATTGCCTAATGCCCCAACCACTGCCAAGGATCTCGATGCATTGCAGAAGACCACAACTAGATTCTCTAAAATATCTTCACCTCAGTATATAGAGCAGCATAGGGACTGGAAATGGAACGTGTAAGATTAAAGGGACAATAACCCTATGGTTATTTACTGGGCAGTTCTATGCAGTCTTGTGTGCTCAGACTGGGGACACTATAGTCTTTTGATAGAAAGTACAGAACTTCACTACTTTTTCTCAAACACACCTAGGTAAAATCTCGTTTTTCACACTAATTTAACATTCTGGCCCTATAAAACAAAGCCACCAttttatatactgatacatagaAGGAGATTTCCCATCTCCCACCATGCAGTGTGCTAAATGCTTAACTTATTCCTTAAACAACCTGTGTCCTAGCAACAGAATAAACAATCCAAGCCAATGGGGGTAACAAGAGACAAAACATCCTACCAGTTACACAAAGCTTTCCCCAGCCAAGATCTGCATGAGGATCACGGCTGAAGACAGCTGAGGAGAAGTGACATGTGGCCCAACAATGCCTAAAACTTTCCATACACTGGCCTCACACAGACTCCCAGCAAGTCAAGATTTATAGACATCCTTATCCTCAACAGATTGAAGGTTAAAAGGCCAATGCACTTGTGTACTATACCAGGCGCCAGAGCCCAGCTCTGTGGATTTTATACGGGTACAAAGAAAGTCATGCAGATATATGGAGCAAAGCAAACCTTGGCTAATACTGGGACTCCAGCTGTTGAGAACTAGAACCTGGGACATGGAGTTGCCTAACTATATGGCAGGGGGTGTAAAGTCTTCAGGGCTTTATATTTTTTACTTGGGTACATATCAGTAGTATACCCTTTGTATCCTGGCTTGTTCCGCCTCCCTGCGCAAGTCCCGCAGTTGCTCTTCGTATAGGGCCCGCAGAGCAGAGGGTCTGTTACAGCGGGTGCGGAGAGCGTCCAGCTCCACCTGTACTATAGCATTCTGCTGCTCCAGGTCACGAACCTGCAGACAATATAGAATCAGAGGGAAATCACTATGTAGCGCCTCTAGAGGTCATCTTATGTAATGAAGACATCAATCGCATCGTGCAAATGGCAGTGCAGAATTGTAGGTTATATGGACCTGAATAGAAGCTGCTAGGACAGGACTGGAGACCTTCTATGATCTGTAGTAACGttgtacatattatacagtatattaattaTAAGGAGGATAgatagtcagatagatagatagatagatagatagatagagtaagagatgatagatagatagatagatagatagatagatagatagatagatagataatagatagatagatgataggtagatagataatagatagatagatagatagatagataatagatagatgatagatagatagatagatagatagataaagagatgatagatagatagatagatagatagatagatagatagtgatgatagatagatagatagatagatagatagatagatagagaatagatagatagatgatagatggaatagaatagaatacaatAGATTTTTAGATTTAAAGTTTTTTTGGTTCTTTCTTGAACCATTATAACTCTACTATGAAGTATCATGAAGGAAATATACCTTATATCTCCgttgactattatattatacattatatgctcCAAGTAAATGTACGTTACATCTAATatttatgtatgttatatgtctcGTGTTTTTTTCTATCCACGGGTAATGTAggttgcaatatatatatatatatatatatatatatatatatatatatatatatatatactgccatgaacttctatgtgtttctctcttgttatatactactgtaccatctatgaaactgtatcactgaaatttccccattgtgggactattaaaggaatatcttatcttatcttatgctaATACCGGACTATAGACGATGTATTAGCGGCAGCTATGGCTGTGGGTCGGGGTCTTACCCTCTCGATGTATTTAGTCAGCCGGTCAT is part of the Leptodactylus fuscus isolate aLepFus1 chromosome 3, aLepFus1.hap2, whole genome shotgun sequence genome and encodes:
- the LOC142196672 gene encoding desmin-like, with translation MSVSPERISSYRRHFDEYASSSVVRVRVSSPSPPRHRRSTSYSRDTCEVHTGGRRTASASRRPRSMIAHSFAAAFVPVDLEAASAANQEYLSVRSHEKREMIVLNDRLTKYIERVRDLEQQNAIVQVELDALRTRCNRPSALRALYEEQLRDLRREAEQARIQRDVAVAAKTSVSEELSAVKKRYEDAVEERKKAEGDIESFRPDVDAATAGRIALEKQLESLETEIAFLQRVHGEEIEELMKQIYNMSASCDLAFSIPDFAAALRDIQTEYEEIAAKNLQEMDEWYKSKFVDFSQASTKHAENVRLYRGDMANCKRSIKSKETELESLKSKNAALEAQVKETQEKNRLEIEQLQEKVHKLEDDLKSLKEKIALHLREYQDLLSVKMALDIEIATYRKLIEGEDSRLATSVGGIFHSKVSGVTHVSSTGSVSQTLERKERTTVLIN